One genomic segment of Clostridium estertheticum subsp. estertheticum includes these proteins:
- a CDS encoding gluconeogenesis factor YvcK family protein, whose amino-acid sequence MMLRNLLKPGINIKRWILLGIVGVSILVFGIFELINKEYHSLPKIVLSALIIVLGALIIYVAIIQIIKFFIILVNTGSIDVAISSKKFEDLIYEKRVLIKGPKIVVIGGGTGLSTMLRGLKKYTNNITAIVTVADDGGGSGVLREDLGILPPGDIRNCILALADTEPLMDELLQYRFKDGRLKDQSFGNLFLAAMDGISNNFEEAVQKMSSVLAVTGRVIPVTLDNMTLKAKLKNGNIIDGESNIPKGVIDNKSPIDEVFIEPTDARALKEALVAINEADAVILGPGSLYTSIIPNILVKEIRNALYKTKSIRIYVSNIMTQPGESDNYTVNDHIKAINRHAKGKVVDYVLVNTGKISSELELRYRNDNSNMVIINEEEIKKQGIGIIRSDFVKIGKGHIRHDTEKLATILVETIMEKKLFNDKKKIGEYFYLSQRLKENKKNN is encoded by the coding sequence ATGATGCTAAGGAATTTGCTGAAGCCTGGAATTAATATAAAAAGGTGGATTCTTCTAGGTATTGTAGGTGTTTCTATTTTAGTATTTGGGATTTTTGAACTAATAAATAAAGAATATCACTCTCTGCCAAAGATAGTTTTATCAGCGCTGATTATAGTGCTTGGAGCTTTGATAATATATGTTGCTATAATACAAATTATAAAATTTTTTATTATATTAGTTAATACAGGCAGTATTGATGTAGCTATAAGTTCGAAAAAATTTGAAGATTTAATATATGAAAAGAGAGTACTTATAAAGGGACCTAAGATTGTAGTAATTGGAGGAGGCACCGGTTTATCTACTATGCTTAGGGGGCTAAAAAAATATACTAATAATATAACAGCAATAGTTACAGTAGCGGATGATGGTGGGGGATCAGGTGTTTTAAGGGAAGATTTAGGAATACTTCCACCGGGGGATATTAGAAATTGCATTTTGGCGTTAGCAGATACGGAACCACTAATGGACGAATTATTGCAGTATAGATTTAAAGACGGAAGACTAAAGGACCAAAGCTTCGGTAATTTATTTTTAGCAGCGATGGATGGAATCTCAAATAATTTTGAAGAAGCTGTACAAAAAATGAGTTCAGTACTAGCTGTAACGGGTCGGGTTATACCGGTTACTTTAGACAATATGACATTAAAGGCAAAACTTAAAAATGGAAATATAATTGATGGTGAATCAAATATTCCTAAAGGTGTAATAGACAATAAGAGCCCTATTGATGAAGTCTTTATAGAACCTACAGATGCTAGGGCACTTAAGGAAGCATTAGTTGCTATAAATGAAGCAGATGCAGTAATCCTAGGACCTGGAAGCCTTTATACTAGTATTATCCCTAATATATTAGTAAAGGAAATAAGAAATGCATTGTATAAGACAAAGTCTATAAGGATTTATGTGTCAAATATAATGACACAACCAGGTGAGAGTGATAATTATACTGTTAATGATCATATAAAGGCTATAAATCGGCATGCTAAAGGAAAAGTTGTTGATTATGTTTTAGTAAATACAGGGAAAATAAGTAGTGAGCTAGAACTAAGATATCGTAATGATAATTCTAATATGGTTATTATAAATGAAGAGGAAATTAAAAAGCAAGGCATAGGGATAATAAGGAGTGATTTTGTAAAAATAGGAAAAGGGCATATAAGACATGATACAGAAAAGCTTGCAACCATTTTAGTAGAAACAATTATGGAGAAAAAGCTATTTAACGATAAAAAGAAAATAGGTGAGTACTTCTATTTATCACAGAGGCTTAAAGAAAACAAAAAAAATAATTAA
- the whiA gene encoding DNA-binding protein WhiA has product MSFSSKVKNEICRFTDMSKKEAMAEMAAIMKVSGTIGLGSNKQINFQITTENPAIARLIFKLLKEHFGIHARLLVKRSNSLKKKNVYVVIITEEMGVKDLLKQVAVLEDENFFSIDYTIPSRLIDAEECKRKYIRGAFLGGGSISNPEKNYHVEFVTHDSDYAQELSTLINSYGLFSKIIQRKSSFVIYIKEGEQIVDLLNIIGAHNSLLFLENVRIMKEMRNNVNRLVNCETANLSKTVNASVRQVESIKLIQKEIGFKRLPKNLREIAELRLEYPDESLKELGAILEPPVGKSGINHRLRRIEKIAEELRKEGR; this is encoded by the coding sequence ATGTCATTTTCGTCTAAGGTTAAGAATGAAATTTGTAGATTTACAGATATGAGTAAGAAAGAGGCCATGGCTGAAATGGCGGCTATAATGAAGGTTAGTGGGACTATTGGGCTTGGATCAAACAAACAAATAAATTTCCAAATAACAACTGAAAATCCTGCAATAGCAAGACTTATCTTTAAATTGTTAAAGGAGCATTTTGGTATTCACGCTAGATTATTAGTTAAGAGAAGTAACTCCCTAAAGAAAAAAAATGTATATGTTGTTATAATTACGGAAGAAATGGGTGTTAAAGACTTATTAAAGCAAGTGGCGGTCCTTGAGGATGAAAACTTTTTTTCAATAGATTATACTATACCAAGTAGGTTAATTGATGCTGAGGAATGCAAACGCAAATATATAAGAGGGGCTTTTTTAGGTGGTGGAAGTATTAGTAACCCTGAAAAAAATTATCATGTAGAGTTTGTGACTCATGATAGTGATTATGCACAGGAATTAAGCACACTTATTAATAGCTATGGATTGTTTTCAAAAATAATACAAAGAAAAAGCAGTTTTGTTATTTATATTAAAGAGGGTGAACAAATTGTTGATCTTCTTAACATAATTGGAGCACACAATTCATTACTATTCTTAGAAAATGTAAGGATAATGAAAGAAATGAGAAATAATGTAAACAGACTTGTGAACTGTGAAACGGCTAATCTTAGTAAAACAGTAAATGCATCAGTAAGACAAGTAGAAAGTATAAAATTAATACAAAAAGAAATAGGGTTTAAGAGATTGCCTAAGAATTTGAGAGAGATCGCTGAGCTAAGGCTTGAGTATCCTGATGAATCGTTAAAAGAACTTGGAGCAATACTTGAACCACCAGTAGGAAAATCTGGTATTAACCATAGATTAAGAAGAATAGAAAAAATTGCTGAAGAATTAAGGAAAGAAGGAAGGTAA
- a CDS encoding DRTGG domain-containing protein, whose protein sequence is MSKHEEIVNHILALQIGTKISVRGISSELGISDGTSYRAIKEAENMGIVNTVPRVGTVRVEKVYKKNIDSLTYAEVIRILDATILGGKEGINKSLNKFIIGAMAVESIIRYLKPGYLLIVGNREEAQLLALENDAAVLITGGFDCSEKVKILADEKGIPVLSSTYDSFTVASMINKALYETMIKKEIILVEDVMDINTTCLMGTDTVATWRQLMLETNHERYPVLDENMKIVGIVTLRDLQGCNDDDELINKIMNKNPVCVTPKTTIAYAAHIMGWDGIKICPVVDKKKLVGVLTIEHVIKAMEFALRQPQVAETLEDLILMNFTCVHEDNSLHFNGQIIPQMLDPFGTASWSSLNMLLSTMGIMSLRQNNNINISVDSIMSYFMKPVQMGSDIDIYAKIVDKGRSFSKVEINMYNKNNEPIAKSMISAKIFGK, encoded by the coding sequence ATGTCAAAACATGAGGAGATAGTTAATCATATCCTTGCCCTGCAAATTGGAACTAAGATATCTGTAAGAGGTATCAGTTCTGAACTCGGCATTAGTGATGGTACATCTTATAGAGCGATAAAAGAAGCAGAAAATATGGGTATTGTTAATACCGTTCCTAGGGTGGGGACAGTAAGGGTTGAGAAGGTATATAAAAAAAATATTGATAGTCTTACATATGCTGAAGTTATAAGAATCCTTGATGCTACTATTCTGGGTGGTAAAGAAGGCATAAATAAAAGCTTAAACAAATTTATTATAGGTGCAATGGCTGTTGAATCAATAATTAGATATCTAAAGCCAGGATACCTTCTTATTGTTGGAAATAGGGAAGAAGCACAACTGCTTGCCCTTGAAAATGATGCTGCAGTATTGATTACTGGAGGTTTTGATTGTAGCGAAAAGGTAAAGATACTTGCGGATGAAAAAGGAATTCCTGTATTATCGTCAACCTATGATAGCTTTACAGTAGCTAGTATGATAAACAAGGCTCTTTATGAAACTATGATTAAAAAGGAAATTATTTTAGTTGAAGATGTGATGGATATTAATACTACTTGTCTTATGGGTACGGACACTGTTGCTACCTGGAGGCAACTAATGCTAGAAACTAACCATGAGAGATACCCAGTACTAGATGAGAATATGAAAATTGTTGGGATAGTTACATTAAGAGATTTACAAGGATGCAACGATGATGATGAACTAATTAATAAAATTATGAATAAGAATCCTGTATGTGTAACACCTAAAACAACTATCGCTTATGCTGCCCATATTATGGGTTGGGATGGAATTAAAATTTGTCCTGTAGTTGATAAGAAGAAGCTTGTAGGGGTTTTAACTATAGAGCATGTTATAAAAGCAATGGAGTTTGCACTAAGGCAACCACAAGTAGCTGAAACTTTAGAAGATCTTATTTTAATGAATTTTACATGTGTACACGAGGATAATAGCTTACATTTTAATGGCCAAATCATTCCTCAGATGTTAGATCCTTTTGGAACGGCCTCTTGGAGTTCACTAAATATGCTCCTATCAACTATGGGGATAATGTCATTAAGGCAAAATAATAATATTAATATTTCCGTGGATAGTATTATGTCGTACTTTATGAAACCTGTGCAAATGGGTAGTGATATAGATATATATGCAAAAATTGTTGATAAAGGTAGGAGTTTTTCTAAGGTAGAAATAAATATGTACAATAAGAATAATGAGCCTATTGCAAAGTCTATGATTTCTGCGAAAATATTTGGTAAATAA
- the rapZ gene encoding RNase adapter RapZ: MRFVILTGLSGAGKTQTVRNLEDLGFFCVDNLPPTLIPKFAEACYKSNGSIDRIALVIDIRGGKFFDDLFESLTYLKDEGYEYEILFLEASDKVLIKRYKESRRKHPLAPEGRVVNGIETERRKLRDVRERADHIINTSKLSARELTEEINNIYGEEGQIETKLVITVLSFGFKYGIPVDSDLVFDVRFLPNPFYIPELKKYSGNDQPVRDYVLEFEGTKVFVEKLQDMLQFLIPNYKKEGKRQLIVSIGCTGGRHRSVAIANRIYEILGRNGYDVNIDHRDINEDVNRGDGKL; this comes from the coding sequence ATGAGATTTGTTATATTGACGGGGTTATCGGGAGCTGGAAAAACACAAACGGTAAGAAATCTTGAGGATTTAGGTTTTTTTTGTGTGGATAATTTGCCACCTACTTTAATTCCTAAATTTGCTGAGGCATGTTATAAATCTAATGGTAGTATTGACAGAATTGCTTTAGTTATAGATATTCGTGGTGGAAAGTTTTTTGATGATTTATTTGAAAGTTTAACATACCTAAAAGATGAAGGGTATGAGTATGAAATATTATTTCTAGAGGCCTCAGATAAAGTGCTTATTAAAAGATATAAAGAGTCAAGGCGAAAACATCCTCTAGCGCCAGAAGGAAGGGTTGTAAATGGAATTGAAACTGAGAGACGCAAACTTAGAGATGTACGTGAGCGTGCTGACCATATAATTAATACATCTAAGCTTTCAGCAAGAGAACTTACAGAAGAAATAAATAATATCTATGGTGAGGAAGGTCAGATAGAAACTAAGCTTGTTATAACTGTGCTTTCTTTTGGATTTAAATATGGAATACCTGTGGATTCAGATTTGGTATTTGATGTGAGATTTTTGCCGAATCCTTTTTATATTCCAGAGCTTAAGAAGTATTCAGGTAATGACCAACCGGTTCGCGATTATGTATTAGAATTTGAAGGGACTAAAGTATTTGTAGAAAAACTTCAAGATATGCTACAGTTTCTTATCCCAAATTATAAAAAAGAAGGAAAAAGACAACTTATAGTTTCTATAGGGTGTACAGGGGGAAGACATAGGTCAGTTGCTATAGCAAATAGAATTTATGAAATACTTGGGCGTAATGGATATGATGTTAATATAGATCATAGGGACATAAATGAAGATGTAAATAGAGGTGATGGTAAGCTATGA